One genomic segment of Carassius carassius chromosome 21, fCarCar2.1, whole genome shotgun sequence includes these proteins:
- the si:dkey-16n15.6 gene encoding organic solute transporter subunit alpha: protein MGKANNCTFMGGGIPLSSEFFKVIKNDLWLFLLPAVFAVLILALFMEEIGFFLRHVPSQWRRCLSLWILGIYPVFGMTSIIALYVPRSSFLCNFIASLYHSITLLKFMGLIKDFFGGKTRMLEMLAGEQVSPNPFPCCCCCCLPLFNINETSVGWMMAAVLQLSVVRTVLFFLTLVLWTDEQYDYGDVNSGNLNMYVNAIIAISTFLSFYGYLLFYKATKKALPGYGLRAKFICIIVILVLCGLQSGILETMGALNVIPCTPPFSDLFRSQLIYHYCVIVEMFCISLFAHHTFRKVEPCHDEAEEIEVDVLRVLNEKAIQTEDELPIAVQLSSQEDDPCHSNLGYNSDSEDSLCKIEHAPLDRFPFPLQHKLQTVANTEKVCTTPPEDSMSVDQPTITVSAEINHVNNGDVTVV from the exons ATGGGGAAAGCAAACAACTGCACATTCATGGGAGGTGGGATTCCTCTGTCATCTGAGTTCTTTAAAG TGATCAAGAATGATCTCTGGCTGTTCCTCCTTCCTGCTGTGTTTGCTGTGCTTATTCTTGCTCTCTTCATGGAGGAGATTGGCTTTTTTCTGCGTCATGTCCCCTCTCAGTGGCGTAGATGTCTCAGCCTGTGGATCCTGGGAATATATCCA GTCTTCGGGATGACGTCTATCATTGCACTTTATGTTCCACGCTCCTCATTTCTGTGCAATTTCATTGCATCTCT TTATCACTCCATTACACTCTTGAAGTTCATGGGTCTTATCAAAGACTTCTTCGGTGGAAAGACTCGGATGCTGGAAATGTTAGCAGGGGAGCAGGTGTCTCCAAACCCCTTCCcttgctgttgctgctgctgtcttCCTCTCTTCAACATCAACGA GACCAGCGTGGGCTGGATGATGGCTGCTGTTCTTCAGCTCTCTGTGGTCAGAACAGTCCTGTTCTTCCTTACTCTTGTCCTCTGGACTGATGAGCAATATGATTATGGGGAT GTGAATTCAGGTAATCTCAACATGTATGTCAATGCCATCATTGCCATATCCACGTTTCTGTCTTTCTATGGTTACTTGCTGTTTTATAAAGCCACAAAAAAAGCATTGCCTGGATATGGTCTTCGAGCCAAGTTTATTTGCATCATTGTCATCCTGGTCCTTTGTGGACTACAGAGTGGAATTTTGGAGACCATGGGTGCGCTGAATGTCATCCCCTGCACTCCTCCCTTCTCTGACCTGTTTCGGTCTCAAT TAATTTACCACTATTGTGTAATTGTGGAGATGTTCTGCATCAGCCTCTTTGCACATCACACATTCCGAAAAGTTGAACCCTGTCATGACGAGGCTGAAGAAATAGAAGTTGATGTCCTAAGAGTTCTCAATGAAAAGGCAATACAGACAGAAGATGAGCTGCCAATCGCTGTGCAGCTCTCCTCTCAAGAAGACGATCCATGCCATTCTAACCTCGGGTACAATagtgacagtgaagacagccTCTGTAAAATTGAACACGCACCACTGGACCGCTTCCCTTTCCCCTTACAGCACAAACTGCAAACTGTGGCGAACACTGAGAAAGTGTGTACTACACCACCTGAAGACTCCATGAGTGTGGACCAGCCGACAATTACTGTCAGTGCTGAAATTAACCATGTTAACAATGGTGATGTTACTGTTGTATAG